One stretch of Cryptosporidium parvum Iowa II chromosome 3, whole genome shotgun sequence DNA includes these proteins:
- a CDS encoding hypothetical protein (short region conserved in plasmodium, possible wider conserved domain, one or two transmembrane domains near C-terminus), which produces MQINANTDDFNIVEEEVGSFLASEKLQSKHPNTGFPAVYNRKKLEKKGEEGSKETDRANKNPINEGFESKPPLIFNFTQNDILKLRWTNPLGEDVNDWESPGKSDMNLHNLRFDFEGCLCDNSNSEEKYKNDNLYFYKGLHHHSEQGEFEGYTIPELMHLSRSSNVSQRCIAIRTLGKIFIKIREYHTFDHQFGKTYHKYLLGYLFGIHRWYKYLTGDLSIHYLLLNMLFHESYASRTAENSVIALNNLLTGGQFPIRSTKNNLPEACKFKLLSYFLTPSEFVFEILDEKLVYFPSYFRNNIISQRLEFFTHLMQKQSLGIRYNDLQDEEHLIRFDLPDGRSLELLRDTMQEIFKYVPTKYDNSELSVQKNYLFSFLCRMAQNKYGALESRISSISIIRLFIQRECIYDQSICFQSLEDMINALGDEVFDFSSSELASQEYSNSPMAKLLFSFIYLISTYTQSLYCIDNRIESKFVSIQNDFLSNFLIKSVLPILRIVILAVLDPRKLHSSEISEFIQLSLVEGVKLIGIMALKDIYLEDLSIFCKDLIHYLTFVDLKDSIQSFIIYHLYGLGCNLLLFSKYHEIEHEHLQFIQVLNQLIGKIFEKVKIIRGNLSLGNYENFDFVLLSTSIIRFQVLLIERYNSNSSFANDNFEPHFELISFCESYLKTHSKQDFNIDLLTLESGFLLEIEMGITNSQSILSNNKTYGDFFFIILISTFLKEVSRIHLLTGKEEIISLNFKYMKPSFDLLSEMYQILTENYILPNYISTDNSDFYLKSNQLFSYELCYFEALNMNDSQTIITNNNVVKKNSIYLQSLNSNLLYIYLLLSTHNEHIKTSDIAILDPSAPKSSKVTISKNDKLIFEIENFNYNSKILYEKLFILLFASKNLEEYSITLFWILKLNKQISEPFDNFYGRVLDEYSLCLNNTNLLILNPFIYSVNIVYYQITTISQETTSTENPFLFSLMKRVFNKQLLSLESSKSMKELIDFLSKYIFECSINQIINISRSKYLETDNSNYNLMGITILDYLKFSLELQNYVHMNKEKSVKENENLQDYLLEMIRTWRQNKSICAKTMYNLNNKTDNECLLKLIDSLISAFCDSNIYFPEQLLDCFYFIFIVFIFETISDTGFILKILSNIKIMKFLLYHNKTDISYIFWQFKSNKKMIETSDNEKIINLISEIITSYKDSACKNTLLVFLVVYINYFSGSELELIEEMKKFYKETKLEYLKYVLDSLNEN; this is translated from the coding sequence ATGCAAATAAATGCAAACACTgatgattttaatataGTAGAGGAGGAGGTTGGTAGCTTCCTTGCAAGTGAGAAACTCCAATCTAAACATCCAAATACAGGATTTCCTGCAGTATACAATCgaaaaaaattggaaaagAAAGGTGAAGAAGGAAGTAAAGAAACGGATAGAGCGAATAAAAATCCAATAAATGAGGGTTTCGAGTCAAAACCtcctttaatttttaactttactcaaaatgatattttaaaattgcGTTGGACAAATCCATTAGGTGAGGATGTAAATGATTGGGAATCTCCAGGTAAATCCGATATGAATCTTCACAACCTTAGGTTTGATTTTGAAGGCTGCCTTTGCGATAACTCTAACTCTGAAGAAAAGTATAAGAAcgataatttatatttctacAAAGGGCTGCATCACCACTCTGAACAAGGTGAATTTGAAGGATACACTATTCCTGAACTTATGCACCTCTCTAGAAGCAGCAATGTGTCTCAAAGATGTATAGCAATCCGTACTTTAggaaaaatttttattaaaataagaGAGTACCATACTTTTGACCACCAATTCGGGAAAACTTATCATAAATACTTGCTTGGATATTTGTTTGGAATACATAGATGGTATAAGTATTTAACAGGAGATCTTTCAATCCACTATTTGTTACTGAATATGCTATTCCATGAATCTTATGCTTCAAGAACTGCAGAAAACTCAGTAATAGCTTTAAACAATTTACTTACTGGTGGACAATTTCCCATCAGATCaaccaaaaataatttaccAGAAGCATGCAAATTCAAGCTCTTAAGCTACTTTTTAACCCCTTCAGAGTttgtttttgaaattttagaTGAAAAATTGGTTTACTTCCCTTCTTATTTCAGAAACAACATTATTAGTCAGAGATTAGAGTTCTTTACGCACTTGATGCAAAAACAATCTCTTGGTATAAGATATAACGATTTGCAAGATGAAGAACACCTTATCAGATTTGACCTACCTGATGGAAGAAGTCTAGAGCTACTAAGAGATACAATGCAAGAGATATTTAAGTATGTACCAACTAAATACGATAATAGTGAGTTATCAGTTCAGAAGAACTATTTATTCTCTTTTCTTTGTAGGATGgctcaaaataaatatggaGCCTTGGAATCTCGTATATCCAGCATAAGTATTATTAGGCTCTTTATTCAAAGAGAATGTATTTATGACCAAAGTATTTGCTTTCAATCATTAGAAGATATGATAAATGCTCTTGGAGATGAAGTTTTTGACTTTTCTTCATCCGAATTAGCGTCCCAGGAGTACTCTAACTCTCCTATGGCCAAATTACTCTTCagctttatttatttaattagCACTTATACTCAGTCACTTTATTGTATTGATAATCGTATTGAAAGCAAATTTGTCAGTATTCAAAATGATTTCTTAAGTAATTTCCTTATCAAATCAGTACTCCCAATTTTAAGAATAGTTATTTTAGCTGTTTTGGATCCTCGGAAATTACACTCAAGTGAAATAAGtgaatttattcaattaagCCTTGTTGAAGGAGTAAAACTGATTGGTATAATGGCATTGAAGGATATTTATTTAGAGGATTTGTCAATTTTTTGCAAAGATCTCATTCATTACCTCACATTTGTAGATCTTAAAGACTCAATTCAATCTTTCataatttatcatttataTGGACTAGGATGTAATCTATTGCTTTTTTCTAAATACCATGAGATTGAACACGAACACTTACAATTTATTCAAGTTCTTAACCAACTCATTGGAAAAATCTTTGAAAAagttaaaataattagagGTAACTTATCTCTTGGTAACTATGAAAACTTTGATTTCGTCCTTTTATCAACATCAATTATCAGATTCCAAGTTCTCTTAATTGAAAGATACAACTCCAACTCCAGCTTTGCCAATGATAACTTTGAACCACACTTCGAACTTATCAGCTTTTGCGAAAGTTACCTCAAAACTCATTCAAAGCAGGATTTTAACATAGATTTACTCACATTGGAAAGCGGTTTTCTACTCGAAATTGAAATGGGCATCACAAATTCTCAAAgtattttatcaaataataaaaccTATGGagatttcttctttataatTCTGATCTCAACTTTTTTAAAGGAAGTATCTCGGATACACTTATTAACTGGTAAAGAGGAaatcatttctttaaatttcaaatacaTGAAACCATCATTTGATTTACTATCAGAAATGTATCAAATACTTActgaaaattatattcttcCAAATTACATAAGTACAGATAACTCAgacttttatttaaagtcAAATCAGCTTTTCAGTTACGAATTATGCTATTTTGAAGCTCTTAATATGAACGATAGTCAGACaataattacaaataataatgttgttaagaaaaattcaatttacTTACAGTCCTTAAATTCTAATTTgctttatatttatcttCTTTTGTCAACACACAATGAACACATTAAAACCAGTGACATTGCAATACTTGACCCTTCAGCTCCTAAATCTAGTAAAGTAACtatttctaaaaatgataaattgatttttgaaatagaaaattttaACTATAACTCCAAAATTCTATATGAAAAACTATTTATACTTCTTTTCGCTAGCAAAAATCTTGAGGAGTATTCTATTACCTTATTTTGGATTCTTAAATTGAATAAGCAAATCTCAGAACCATTTGATAATTTCTATGGTAGAGTATTAGACGAATACTCGCTTTGCTtgaataatacaaatttactaatattaaatccaTTTATTTACTCCGTCAATATTGTATATTATCAGATTACAACTATATCCCAAGAAACAACTTCTACAGAAAATCCATTTCTTTTCTCCTTAATGAAGAGAGTTTTCAATAAACAACTACTTTCTTTGGAAAGTTCCAAATCAATGAAAGAATTGATTGATTTCTTATCGaagtatatatttgaatgctcaataaatcaaattattaatatttcaagatcaaaatatttagagACTGATAACtctaattataatttaatgggaattactattttagattatttaaagttttcATTAGAACTTCAGAATTATGTCCACatgaataaagaaaagtctgttaaagaaaatgaaaactTACAGGATTATTTATTAGAGATGATTCGTACCTGGAGACAAAACAAATCGATTTGTGCCAAAACAATGTACAACTTAAACAACAAAACTGATAATGAATGCTTATTAAAGCTTATTGACTCACTCATTTCAGCCTTTTGTGACTCAAATATATACTTCCCAGAACAGTTGCTTGACTGCTTTTATTTCATATTCATtgtttttatatttgaaacCATTTCAGATACTGgctttatattaaaaattctaTCTAATATTAAGATCATGAAATTTCTACTATATCACAATAAGACTGATATTTCATATATATTTTGGcaatttaaatcaaataaaaaaatgattgaaACTTCcgataatgaaaaaataattaatttaatttcagaaattatCACCTCATATAAAGATTCAGCTTGCAAAAATACACTCTTGGTATTTTTGGTAGTTTATATTAACTACTTTTCAGGCTCAGAGCTGGAACTTATTGAGGAGATGAAAAAATTCTATAAAGAAACGAAATTGGAGTATTTAAAGTACGTATTAGATAGTTTAAACGAAAATTAA
- a CDS encoding hypothetical protein (domain with limited similarity to a domain RPA14, replication protein A (RPA), subunit RPA14), whose translation HLTNRRVNKEELQNFVNKQVRFVGKVVSVEGEIVILEAPDGGTVRCRTISPPPSTYVEVIAQVMPDLSLTQTDFMFDLGDSLNMDLVNESIKVSFHPKLRQHWEPVSNIA comes from the coding sequence CATTTGACTAATAGGAGAGTAAACAAGGAGGAACTACAAAACTTCGTCAACAAGCAGGTTAGATTTGTTGGAAAAGTAGTTTCAGTCGAAGGAGAAATAGTAATTTTAGAGGCGCCAGATGGTGGCACTGTCAGATGTAGAACTATAAGCCCACCACCAAGCACTTATGTAGAAGTCATTGCTCAAGTTATGCCCGATCTGTCATTAACTCAAACGGACTTCATGTTTGATTTAGGCGACTCACTAAATATGGATTTAGTTAATGAAAGTATCAAAGTTTCGTTTCATCCCAAGTTAAGACAGCATTGGGAGCCTGTTTCTAATATTGCTTAG
- a CDS encoding protein with 2x EF hands and 4 transmembrane regions, which translates to MRRNNPDHKTPDSDKKELRSSKDSVVIYEDEYERENNQENENNKANHSEKSRNIDKGSKIKVNLGNTNGKKCDGEIESVSLKENGEPGQGNLSNDESAHLLKKERYEQKIDIQDKTDNELFQNLKKEAVNSFLEVKQDLLEQYLEFRDQVFKGQKSFRVLSQVATANLFLMGTLNCIFGLISINLLAIVISLYIISISSVVLIIEVSKKKRIKHIEIFVRTWFKFLELSVGRGSIQILLCTISLYLTQSTYFSLMSLFVGLTGILNIIFGILAASKLRKILNILKYYGSRDLEDLGIYNRDEISHSELGNIKISKDHDPEYKLKKIHRFFNALDEDGNGQINQDELFNGLKSLNFPFSISKSEIEIIFDHLDKDSDNMISIEDFEHWFISNKCPYFIL; encoded by the coding sequence ATGAGAAGAAACAATCCCGACCATAAAACTCCAGATTCCGACAAAAAGGAGCTCAGATCTTCCAAAGATTCCGTTGTTATTTATGAGGATGAATATGAAAGGGAAAATAATCAGGAAAATGAAAACAATAAGGCTAATCATAGCGAAAAGTCGAGAAATATCGACAAGGGAAGTAAAATCAAAGTAAACCTTGGAAATACAAATGGGAAGAAATGTGACGGGGAGATAGAGAGTGTTAGTTTAAAGGAAAATGGGGAACCTGGACAGGGGAACCTCAGCAACGACGAAAGTGCTCACCTCCTGAAAAAAGAACGGTATGaacaaaaaattgataTCCAAGATAAAACGGATAATGAACTTTTTCAAAACTTAAAGAAAGAAGCGGTGAATTCATTTCTAGAAGTAAAACAGGACCTATTGGAGCAGTATTTAGAGTTTAGGGATCAGGTTTTTAAGGGACAAAAATCATTCAGGGTTTTATCTCAGGTAGCAACCGCAAACCTGTTCTTGATGGGTACCCTAAACTGCATTTTTGGACTGATCTCAATAAACTTGCTAGCAATAGTCATCTCGCTATATATTATATCCATATCCTCTGTAGTTTTAATCATTGAAGTATCTAAAAAGAAGCGAATCAAGCACATAGAGATATTTGTTCGCACTTGGTTCAAATTCCTAGAACTATCAGTTGGAAGAGGATCTATACAAATTCTGCTCTGCACCATTTCTCTATATTTAACTCAATCTACATACTTCTCACTCATGTCACTATTTGTAGGGCTTACAGGAATACTTAACATTATATTTGGGATATTAGCAGCTTCAAAGCTAAGAAAGATTCTAAATATCCTCAAGTATTACGGGAGCAGGGATTTAGAAGATCTAGGTATTTATAATAGAGATGAAATTTCCCATTCTGAATTgggaaatattaaaataagcAAAGATCACGACCCTGAATATAAGCTTAAAAAAATCCACCGTTTTTTTAATGCTTTGGATGAAGATGGAAATGGCCAAATCAACCAGGATGAGCTATTCAACGGATTAAAGTCATTGAATTTCCCTTTCAGTATTTCAAAAAGTGAAATAGAAATCATATTCGATCATTTGGATAAGGATTCAGATAATATGATTTctattgaagattttgaacATTGGTTCATTTCTAATAAGTGCCCCTATTTTATATTGTAA
- a CDS encoding extracellular protein with a signal peptide sequence, MAM domain and a Cu amine oxidase domain, with translation MLHWLKFLLLTFFSLSELICSQINEADASNPLTRNAGILPSMNEPSAIEELLFPERQEQSKGRPSLRSLQEKSNNPEKAVSSDKKSEKGCVLYLYTQDSPNPTEIIDGASSCPEEGNRGYMLQSGAEDEAVSGPSNSIVEISPIVQEYFCIKRSNCIVAISGVGLTQDDSIYLLKNENYSPEKTIKQKNLLLSDILRKCPPNKIGLGPFKGVRSYETSELVIGDNMQKSAARQATVIFSINGIKDDADSFTICYSPARSRAFKDTMSPKLHIYSAGLLNTKENSSFNCDFELQGYLGCGFSSLLDYQTKTRFELGVGEETIVGSRPESDTTTGVKGEGHYIFFRAPGYMPGASAVLIGNPRVYSFGSHCLTLRYFMAGADVNVLRMYMASGLLNSVQLDGKGNRLENKIPKPTLHYGRPNWLVVGQQGPSWQFGGFEFYSDGITPLRMIIEGVGGRSEDSLIALDDIIVKSGHCSNEVMRSSEREDQRCVWGEVRLVSSNFTTEKSWEVEGALGCSGRTYSFNNINVNSDLVSSTDWIPCCLPGYGNYTVSLHDSYGDGWNSGSYLEFRFFDEVIKVGEGFKQGSSLKTELSIGSIQIEKVEADEKTIRATIKSNREGVDVWCGITRAGAITPTVSVLKKYGQRAPKSLNIKESHTFVISSFSKGEIRPNTEYDLFCFSEEVSRIIKNKGNTDSVSSVDDLSVEYSRIRVTTDSKSPELEIKQFKTLEESVELTLKINESGTIWCMADNNNNFSRIRDLANKDHIDEQRLVKLIKSSGVEKNISSKDISGDIKLSIRNLIPSTEYDIVCLAEDLALPRSNRISFEKVLANLTKRVTTKDRVPKIEITRIVPELGRFNIVVKSDTPGKITCVATLPEGMYPSPSEIEKYGQNTEVSDPKEEKQLILNGIEGNQKYIIYCMAQSRTGLTMTISDIWATAKDISSFGKFCDIPSYPSEVENGMETPFDPLTYLEEMKVRSYFDSVKESVGSKGPYRVTLFVNKTEAYEYLDSLDLHKRTPELYPKPNPPERYARVRFGSCNETENMVDPLGLNGLYHQWKVGPIILTKKETENIGLWNVADSNTTSNVSEDEKIIAMKHYPISEPRPVECDGWNPTGPFGRRLEQIIINDEGKTRFSIPMLKLGELLEQNSLDKIVFETCGNYLPRDQVFGKDYVKLGPIIYQPHNVTSENEEEQERKDVDEEDEDEDAEPKLWIGLKTKEGNQCPIFFELKAPYTTLESIRNGHAKIEFDRMHQMLVNRIWYDGTSFKTLQDLVSTYNEAKASIEESQSSGTPFSNLPLKLVTPNILQERRIQREKHMNELRLRKLQFLEMFSRGGLESRAKPEHCEPGGRRFQVFKSPNREAYTVNWIGWELTLTNDRDSGLKIWNLTFLGRRVAFEVAMVDAMAHYTVFERQWFFLDSWYGGLGTAARKVHPGLECANTAQTIFWDSSACIFELDTGRPIRSHWKSGGIKDAAPLTSLVIRQIITVSNYDYIVDLILYNQGSFEMGVSFTGELYAGLEVPYFSAKQKKYGTQITPSGQMAALHSHFAVWKVDFDLGPDYTDNSVAWVKVRRDPEKEGHHILERIIAERETNAYSMLNETHHHPKAYFVVDEKLQTYGNVGGFMIKSIKSIADLMPEHELYSGPASWSKYDLASSVFKYSELDADLPRDNKFASKPAVRFDSFIMDDEVIRHRDVVTWVTSGIWHIPTLEDVPQTTALGNTLGWYARPFNWWPMDPSITLHNAVKGDFIEPGTCALQRKGNLFQLIKVVE, from the coding sequence ATGCTTCATTGGTTAAAGTTCTTGCTTCTGACTTTTTTCAGTTTATCTGAACTAATCTGTAGTCAAATAAATGAAGCTGATGCTTCAAATCCACTAACTAGAAATGCGGGAATTCTTCCAAGTATGAATGAACCTTCAGCTATTGAAGAGCTATTATTTCCAGAAAGACAAGAACAATCTAAAGGCAGACCTTCGCTAAGATCTTTACAGGAAAAATCTAACAATCCAGAAAAGGCAGTAAGCTCTGACAAAAAATCCGAAAAAGGATGTGTTTTGTATTTGTATACCCAAGATTCTCCAAATCCCACAGAAATTATAGATGGTGCCTCCTCCTGTCCAGAAGAAGGGAATAGAGGCTATATGTTACAAAGTGGGGCTGAGGATGAGGCAGTATCTGGACCTTCTAACTCAATTGTAGAAATCTCTCCAATTGTTCAAGAATacttttgtattaaaagatCAAATTGTATAGTTGCTATATCTGGAGTAGGTCTAACACAAGATGATTCAATTTACCTActaaaaaatgaaaattattctcCAGAGAAGACTATTAAGCAAAAGAACTTACTACTTAGTGATATTCTAAGAAAATGTCCACCAAATAAAATTGGCTTGGGACCGTTTAAAGGAGTAAGATCATACGAGACTTCAGAGCTTGTTATTGGTGATAATATGCAAAAATCTGCTGCTAGGCAGGCGACAGTAATCTTCAGTATAAATGGGATTAAAGATGATGCTGATAGTTTTACAATTTGTTATTCTCCTGCAAGAAGTAGAGCATTCAAGGATACCATGAGCCCAAAATTACATATTTATTCAGCTGGTTTATTAAATACCAAAGAAAACTCATCATTTAATTGTGATTTTGAGCTCCAAGGTTACCTTGGTTGTGGATTCAGCTCTCTTTTAGACTACCAAACAAAGACAAGATTTGAACTTGGAGTTGGTGAGGAAACTATAGTTGGGTCGAGACCAGAAAGTGATACAACTACAGGAGTGAAGGGAGAAGGGCactatattttctttagaGCACCAGGATATATGCCAGGAGCTTCAGCAGTATTAATAGGAAATCCAAGGGTATATAGCTTTGGTAGTCATTGTCTAACTTTAAGATATTTCATGGCAGGAGCTGATGTAAATGTGTTAAGGATGTATATGGCATCAGGTCTTTTGAACTCAGTTCAACTTGATGGTAAAGGAAATCGTCTGGAAAACAAAATCCCAAAACCTACATTGCATTATGGACGTCCAAACTGGCTTGTTGTAGGGCAGCAGGGTCCATCATGGCAATTTGGGGGGTTTGAATTCTATTCTGACGGTATAACTCCCTTGAGAATGATTATTGAGGGAGTTGGTGGACGTTCTGAGGATAGCTTGATTGCTTTGGATGATATTATTGTAAAATCAGGGCATTGCTCAAATGAGGTAATGAGATCTAGTGAGAGAGAGGACCAAAGATGTGTATGGGGAGAAGTAAGGCTTGTAAGTAGTAACTTCACAACTGAGAAGTCTTGGGAAGTAGAGGGAGCTTTGGGATGTAGTGGAAGAACCTActctttcaataatattaatgtaaATTCTGACCTTGTTTCAAGTACTGACTGGATTCCATGCTGTCTACCAGGATATGGAAACTACACTGTAAGCTTGCATGATTCTTACGGAGATGGATGGAATAGTGGAAGCTACTTGGAATTCAGGTTCTTTGATGAAGTGATTAAAGTTGGAGAAGGATTCAAGCAAGGATCTAGCCTTAAGACTGAATTAAGTATTGGTTCAATACAGATAGAAAAGGTTGAAGCAGATGAAAAAACAATTAGAGCTACAATAAAGTCCAACAGAGAGGGAGTGGATGTTTGGTGTGGAATTACCAGAGCAGGAGCTATTACACCAACAGTATCAGTTCTTAAGAAATATGGACAAAGAGCCCCgaaatctttaaatataaaggaGAGTCATACATTTGttatttcatcattttctaaGGGTGAAATTAGACCAAATACAGAGTACGATCTCTTCTGCTTCTCTGAGGAAGTTAGTAGAATCATTAAGAATAAGGGAAATACTGACTCTGTTTCTAGTGTGGATGATCTTTCTGTTGAATACTCAAGAATAAGAGTAACTACTGATTCAAAGAGTCCAGAACTTGAAATAAAGCAATTTAAAACATTAGAGGAAAGTGTTGAGCTTACTTTGAAGATTAATGAATCAGGAACGATTTGGTGTATGGCAGACAATAATAACAACTTTTCAAGAATTAGAGATTTGGCAAACAAAGACCATATTGATGAACAGAGGCTTGTAAAACTTATAAAAAGTAGTGGAGTTGAGAAAAATATCTCCAGTAAGGATATTAGTGGAGATATTAAACTATCAATTAGGAATTTAATTCCATCCACAGAATATGATATAGTCTGTTTGGCAGAGGATTTAGCATTACCAAGATCAAATAGAATAAGCTTTGAAAAAGTGTTGGCAAACTTAACCAAGAGAGTCACAACTAAAGATAGAGTTCCAAAAATTGAGATCACGAGGATTGTACCGGAACTTGgaagatttaatattgttgTAAAGAGTGATACCCCTGGAAAGATAACTTGTGTAGCAACTCTACCAGAAGGTATGTATCCAAGTCCAAGTGAAATCGAAAAGTATGGCCAAAATACTGAAGTAAGTGATCctaaagaagaaaagcaACTAATCTTGAATGGAATTGAAGGCAACCAAaagtatattatttattgtatGGCTCAGAGTAGGACAGGACTAACAATGACTATCTCAGATATATGGGCAACAGCAAAggatatttcttcttttggAAAGTTTTGTGATATCCCTTCATACCCTTCAGAAGTAGAAAATGGAATGGAAACACCTTTTGATCCTTTGACATATTTAGAAGAAATGAAAGTTAGGAGCTACTTTGACTCAGTAAAGGAGTCAGTTGGGTCAAAAGGTCCTTATAGGGTCACATTGTTTGTGAATAAGACTGAGGCCTATGAATATTTGGATTCCCTAGATCTACATAAAAGGACTCCAGAGCTTTACCCAAAGCCAAACCCTCCAGAGAGATATGCAAGAGTTAGGTTTGGATCTTGCAATGAAACTGAAAATATGGTTGATCCTCTTGGATTGAATGGTCTTTACCATCAGTGGAAAGTTGGACCTATTATTCTTACCAAAAAAGAGACTGAGAATATCGGCTTATGGAATGTCGCAGATTCAAACACTACTAGCAACGTAAGTGAAGATGAGAAAATTATAGCAATGAAACATTATCCAATATCTGAGCCAAGACCAGTAGAATGTGATGGCTGGAATCCTACTGGACCTTTTGGGAGGAGGCTGGAGCagattataataaatgatGAAGGAAAAACAAGATTCTCAATTCCAATGCTTAAATTGGGAGAGCTTTTGGAACAGAATTCTTTGGATAAGATAGTATTCGAAACTTGTGGAAATTATCTTCCCAGAGACCAAGTATTTGGAAAGGATTATGTCAAATTAGGTCCAATAATTTATCAACCTCACAACGTTACTTCAGAGAATGAGGAAGAACAGGAAAGAAAAGATGtagatgaagaagatgagGATGAAGATGCAGAGCCAAAGCTATGGATAGGCTTGAAAACAAAAGAAGGTAATCAGTGTCCAATATTTTTCGAATTGAAGGCACCTTATACAACATTAGAGAGCATTAGAAATGGCCACGCAAAGATAGAGTTTGACAGGATGCATCAGATGTTGGTAAATAGGATTTGGTATGATGGAACTTCTTTTAAAACTCTTCAGGACTTGGTTAGTACTTACAATGAAGCCAAAGCAAGTATTGAAGAAAGTCAGAGCTCAGGTACTCCATTTAGCAACCTTCCTTTAAAACTTGTAACTCCAAATATTCTACAAGAGAGAAGAATACAAAGAGAAAAACATATGAATGAACTAAGGCTAAGAAAGCTTCAGTTCCTTGAGATGTTTAGTAGAGGAGGATTGGAATCCAGAGCTAAACCTGAACATTGTGAACCTGGAGGTAGAAGATTCCAAGTTTTCAAATCCCCTAATAGAGAGGCTTATACAGTCAATTGGATTGGATGGGAGCTAACTCTCACAAATGATCGTGATAGTGGGCTGAAAATATGGaatttaacatttttaGGAAGAAGAGTGGCATTTGAAGTTGCAATGGTGGACGCAATGGCTCATTATACCGTATTTGAAAGACAGTGGTTCTTCTTGGACAGTTGGTACGGAGGTTTAGGTACAGCAGCAAGAAAAGTCCATCCTGGTCTTGAATGCGCAAACACTGCTCAGACTATCTTCTGGGATAGCAGTGCCTGTATCTTCGAGTTAGATACTGGAAGACCAATTAGATCCCATTGGAAATCTGGAGGTATTAAAGATGCTGCACCCCTTACTAGTCTAGTTATCAGGCAAATTATTACAGTCTCCAACTACGATTACATTGTAGACCTTATTTTGTATAATCAGGGATCATTTGAAATGGGAGTCAGCTTTACAGGTGAACTATATGCAGGTCTGGAAGTACCATATTTCTCTGCTAAACAAAAGAAATACGGGACTCAGATTACTCCATCTGGACAAATGGCAGCTTTACACTCTCACTTTGCTGTTTGGAAGGTCGACTTTGATCTTGGACCAGACTATACGGATAATTCTGTAGCTTGGGTTAAAGTAAGGAGAGATCCTGAGAAAGAAGGACACCATATTTTGGAGAGAATTATAGCAGAAAGAGAAACAAATGCCTATTCTATGCTGAATGAAACTCATCATCATCCTAAAGCATACTTTGTTGTTGATGAAAAATTACAAACTTATGGGAATGTTGGTGGGTTTATGATAAAATCTATTAAATCTATTGCAGACTTGATGCCTGAACATGAGCTTTACTCAGGACCAGCATCTTGGTCAAAGTATGATTTGGCTTCTTCCGTGTTTAAGTACTCAGAACTTGATGCAGATCTTCCAAGAGATAATAAATTCGCTTCAAAACCTGCTGTCAGATTTGATTCGTTCATTATGGATGATGAAGTTATCCGACATAGAGACGTAGTAACTTGGGTTACATCTGGGATTTGGCATATTCCAACATTGGAGGATGTTCCCCAAACTACAGCTCTTGGAAATACTTTAGGATGGTATGCAAGGCCATTTAATTGGTGGCCTATGGATCCAAGTATTACTCTTCACAATGCAGTCAAAGGTGACTTTATTGAGCCAGGTACATGTGCACTACAGAGGAAGGGAAATCTATTCCAGCTAATAAAAGTGGTTGAATAA